A region of Mugil cephalus isolate CIBA_MC_2020 chromosome 3, CIBA_Mcephalus_1.1, whole genome shotgun sequence DNA encodes the following proteins:
- the kifc3 gene encoding kinesin-like protein KIFC3 isoform X5, which yields MFSTRKTWDLGHAHFLQELWKNDLSLDASSVDFLMSDVEDDASFLSLPTAAFSQRPSLSPEVNETSALSQQLLIQTLQDKVCEFQTRLRSEEVTRLLLLQQLQHSVQERTARGVQVQERTAGGVQVQERTAGGVQASSVRVFPPGERPEEEQLVSRLRSQVEELEEKLLDQSQEVERLRSELGATDLEKQLELLKVENERLKQELKSWRSSELQKLNAAAETCTCSHCPHIQEVESLRREVSHWENQARQRELELEVEKSSRLDEWRRRRPAEAELRLKLGKGATTPPTVQTLDSDKALAEMQKKNEVLQSQLHESQRTCTQLRTQILVYEGEMERAQGQLEAEMQNLEEEKNRVIEEAFVRAESEMKAVHENLAGVRINLLTLQPALRTLTCDYNCLKRQVQDFPFMLDKAIAEAKHEICQVISEVSSTNQELLRKYKREMNLRKKCHNELVRLKGNIRVFCRVRPVSQEEQDSADAKTMLSFDSDDDAILYLSNKGKMMTFDLDKVFPPQATQEEVFQEVQALVTSCIDGFNVCIFAYGQTGSGKTYTMEGVANDPGINQRALRLLFSEVTEKSPDWDYKITVNMVEIYNETLRDLLRDNPTDKLDIKMNPDGSGQLYVPGLTEFTVQSPEDVNRVFDLGYVNRATACTNLNEHSSRSHALLIITVSGFNTATGNTTQGKLNLVDLAGSERIGKSGAEGSRLREAQCINKSLSALGDVINALRNKHAHVPFRNSRLTYLLQDALSGDSKTLMMVQVSPLPANMSESVCSLKFAQRVRSIELSSSSSRRHENSSTSSSPTHDSVELDSPPVTPVPLPISRASSAGSTLSSASRTPGGSRRRSQSQLTTDRQVDRGSPLVGDGGQDD from the exons ATGTTCAGCACAAGAAAGACCTGGGACCTcggccacgcccacttcctgCAGGAACTCTGGAAGAACGACCTCTCATTGGACG CGAGTTCAGTGGACTTTCTGATGAGTGATGTTGAAGACGACGCTTCCTTCTTGTCTCTGCCCACTGCCGCCTTCTCACAGCGTCCGTCTTTATCCCCCGAGGTCAACGAAACAAGCGCACTCAGCCAGCAGCTGCTCATCCAG ACGCTGCAGGACAAAGTCTGTGAGTTTCAGACTCGTCTTCGCTCTGAAGAAGTGACTCGtctcctgctgctccagcagctgcagcacagtgTCCAGGAGAGGACGGCCAGAGGCGTCCAGGTCCAGGAGAGGACGGCCGGAGGCGTCCAGGTCCAGGAGAGGACGGCCGGAGGCGTCCAGGCCAGCA gtgtgagGGTGTTTCCACCCGGTGAACGTCCAGAGGAAGAGCAGCTTGTATCTCGGCTGCGCTCACAG gtggaggagctggaggagaagctgttGGACCAGAGTCAGGAGGTGGAGAGACTTCGCTCTGAACTG GGGGCGACAGacctggagaagcagctggagctgctgaaggtGGAGAACGAGCGTCTGAAGCAGGAACTCAAGTCATGGAGGAGCTCAGAACTTCAGAAGCTCAACGCTGCTGCAGAGACCTGCACCTGCAGCCACTGCCCCCACATCCAG GAGGTGGAGTCTCTGCGGAGGGAGGTGTCCCACTGGGAGAACCAGGCCCGGCAgagggagctggagctggaggtggagaagagCTCCAGACTGGacgagtggaggaggaggaggccggctGAGGCTGAGCTGAGACTCAAGCTGGGTAAAGGGGCAACGACGCCCCCTACAGTCCAG ACGCTGGATTCAGACAAAGCTCTGGCTgagatgcagaagaagaacgagGTCCTGCAGTCTCAGCTTCACGAGTCCCAGAGGACCTGCACCCAGCTCAGGACACAG ATCCTCGTCTACGAAGGAGAGATGGAGCGAGCTCAGGGTCAACTAGAGGCCGAGATGcagaacctggaggaggagaagaaccgAGTCATCGAGGAGGCGTTTGTCAGAGCCGAGAGCGAAATGAAGGCGGTCCACGAGAACCTGGCAG GTGTGCGTATAAACCTGCTGACTCTGCAGCCGGCCCTCAGGACTCTCACCTGTGACTACAACTGTCTGAAGCGCCAGGTGCAGGACTTCCCTTTCATGCTAGATAAAGCCATCGCTGAGGCCAAACATGAA ATCTGTCAGGTGATCAGCGAGGTGAGCAGCACCAACCAGGAGCTGCTGCGTAAATACAAGAGAGAGATGAACCTGAGGAAGAAATGCCACAACGAACTGGTTCGACTCAAAG GTAACATCCGTGTTTTCTGCCGCGTCCGGCCCGTCAGTCAAGAGGAGCAGGACTCCGCCGATGCCAAAACTATGCTGAGCTTCGACTCGGACGACGACGCCATCCTCTACCTCTCCAACAAGGGCAAGATGATGACCTTTGACTTGGACAAAGTTTTCCCTCCTCAGGCCACACAGGAAGAG GTGTTCCAGGAAGTCCAGGCTCTGGTCACATCTTGTATCGACGGCTTTAACGTCTGCATCTTCGCCTACGGTCAGACCGGCTCGGGGAAGACGTACACCATGGAG GGCGTGGCTAATGACCCCGGCATTAACCAGCGAGCTCTGCGTCTCCTGTTCTCTGAGGTGACGGAGAAATCTCCAGACTGGGATTATAAGATCACCGTGAACATGGTGGAGATCTACAACGAGACACTGCG GGACCTGCTCAGGGACAATCCCACAGACAAGCTGGACATCAAGATGAACCCTGACGGCAGTGGACAGCTGTATGTCCCCGGACTGACTGAGTTCACCGTGCAGAGCCCCGAGGACGTCAACAGG GTGTTTGACCTGGGTTACGTGAACAGAGCGACGGCGTGCACCAACCTGAATGAACACAGCTCCCGTTCTCATGCTCTGCTCATCATCACAGTGTCTGGATTCAACACGGCAACAGGAAACACGACTCAAG GGAAGCTGAACCTGGTGGACCTGGCTGGGTCCGAGCGGATTGGGAAGTCGGGGGCGGAGGGAAGTCGTCTGAGAGAAGCTCAGTGCATCAACAAGTCTCTGTCGGCGTTGGGGGACGTCATCAACGCTCTGAGGAACAAACACGCCCACGTCCCCTTCAGGAACTCACGCCTCACCTACCTGCTGCAGGACGCCCTGAGCGGGGACAGCAAGACGCTCATGATGGTGCAG GTCTCTCCGTTGCCTGCAAACATGAGCGAGTCGGTCTGCTCGCTGAAGTTCGCCCAGCGGGTTCGAAGCATCGAACTAAGTTCCTCGTCCTCCAGGAGACACGAGAACTCGTCCACCTCGTCCTCACCGACCCATGACAGCGTTGAG CTGGACTCCCCCCCGGTGACCCCGGTTCCTCTCCCCATCTCTCGGGCCAGTAGTGCCGGTTCCACCCTCTCCTCGGCCTCCAGGACCCCGGGAGGCTCGCGGCGGAGGTCCCAGTCCCAGCTGACCACAG acagacaggtagacagaggCAGCCCATTGGTGGGGGACGGTGGGCAG GACGACTGA